A segment of the Arachis hypogaea cultivar Tifrunner chromosome 5, arahy.Tifrunner.gnm2.J5K5, whole genome shotgun sequence genome:
GGCATTATGGATAATCAGCCTTCAATTTTATAACTACCACAAGTATCTTGATTGCTAGAAAATATTAATCAGGAAAGCCATAAACAATGCTTAAACAGAAAAGCCATATGATatatatttaacataaaaaatgagAAGTAATAGATAATTTTAGTTTCCAAACAtactttgatttaaaaaaataaagatacatAAGGCCAACACACATAAATTAGGCCGATTCTTATTAGCTAGTAAGTAAGAAAAGTTACAGTTATTACTCAAACAAATTGCAAAGCTCATGCTTTAAAGAAGTACATAAATCAACTCAGATTAGCAAATGTTAATTTCTTTAAAAAGGAGAGGACCTTGGCAGGGCCAACAAGTTCCTGAAGGCTGAGGACATCATTCTTTATATCGTCATTTAGGGATTTTTCAAGATCAATAATTATTGTACTCAAAGGAGTCCTCCGTCATTCATCAACAATTTACATAATATTAATGAAAAGGCAAGTTTAACTGttctaacataaaaaaaaattaactataaaatctACTCACAAAAAACAAATCTGGAGAAGGCAAGAAGCAAAGAGCAAGCCAGTAAGCTGTAAGTAGTGAGTAAAGAAGGAGTGCTTGCTGCTTACCAGTGAGACGACGACAGAGGAAGGAAGGATCGGAGACTGCAAATCAAAGAGACGAACGGCGAGGAGAGTGACGGCAACGAGAGAAGTGCGAGTGAAGTGAGTACGGTGAGAGAGAGCGACGAGGTGAGCGACTGCGCGACGACGGCGGTGAGCGACTGAGCAAAGCAAGTAACAGCGGCGGTGAGCCACAGAGGCGGTGAGCAAGGTTACTGCTGTGTAGGTTTCTGGGATCTGGGTAAGTGAGTGCTGTTTGTGTTTCTGAGATTTGGGTATGTGGGTAGGTGGGTATGAGGGTATGAGGGAGGCAACCCTAATTGCTAAGAAAGATATATATATGAGGGAGTATATGTACACTCCGGGGCAGGTAGGGGCGGGTTTACCATGaatccgaccccgccccgccccgatCAACACACCGCCCCGTTCAGGACCCGCCCCGTTTCGGGTCGGGTTGGGGCGggtcgggtacccgcgggttcgggtacTCCTGCCACCACTAACACTAGTTACTAGTATATATATAAGCATATTTCAATAAcgcaaatttttatttatcttcgtCTTTGCATTtgcgttcttctttttcttcttgactTTTTTCCTTCTTCGTCTTCGCGCattcttcctcctcttttttcttcttagcatcaagtgaacctcaattagcaTACAAATAAAttgttcagatttgaacaaacagttaaaaagactcaatcattaataaaaatacatcgaatttatttttggatccaaataaacatcaattaaactaataaatgaaaacgaaattacttaaagaataaaGAATTTGATTAATATTTATCAGTAGCAtcaagtgaattttaattaacaCACAAAATAAAccgaaataaactaagaaatgaatcgaaattatttaatgataacatcaaaaaaatcagaattaataaaatgttggtgttattggtgatgacaataacgaaaaagaaaaaaaagaaaaagaagaagacgcaacattggaggaggaggaggagaaggagaagaaggcccgtaatttgaaaagttattataACAACTTTGTTAGAATTGGTTAACTATTTTGCTTGGATGTAGAGCTTTATTGATAGTAATAATAGTGTATACAAGTATTTTTATCCGTAATAATATTACgggaatataatttttttaaaactacgcCGGTCTTTACATTATAGATTATGgcacaaaaaatttatagtattaaactacttttacaaaaaggtCGTAATGGACAAAAGTCCGCATCGACTAAGAAAATCGGGGTCtctgtaaataaaaaattgaataataattttttagttattattttcatataaaagagtttaatattttactaataattaattttaacattatttatctaaaatttgaaataatttaacgtgtatacttttatatatgttgcacaaatagaaataattaatttttatacttgctatttaaaaataatattttttctatctatatataaaaatataactagacattagtataaaaaaattatattgatagttataaaattaactcattttttcttaaaataattaaatcttaattctaacttttaatcacaatattagtattttctctaaattatatgtaataaatatttaaaaaaagtaaaaaatataaactaaaaagataagtagtaaaaatttaaaacgtAATAAAAAATAcgcataaaataatattttttatttaaattatattatgttaattttattttttgtagaacaaaaagattgaaaaaaatagagaatgagagaaaagagagaaaaagataaagaaaaagaataagagagggagtttgttaattttggaagttaagaaaaatttttattttaattataataaaaaatatatggctACACATTTTGATtcgtcaaattactaatataaattataaattatatatagagtgaaaagaatagagagaaatagaaaaaaaaagatgcaGATAAGATAATGTAAAAAGGAGGTttactaatttttgaaaaaatattttttttaaattttaataagagagtgtcatatgacacattttagttagtaatatatataatatataatataactatgtttcaattttaatattttaatttaatttgaatgtaATTAGAGAATGTCgtatatattttgattgtcaaatttgtaattaattattaataataatatataagagacACTGAgtgaaggaatgagagagattgagaaagaaagaaagagaagaggagacaattttttaatttaaaaaaatatttaattttaattataataaaaaaataaaatataatatattttgattgtaaaattagtaatatatatatatatatatatatatatatatataaattcaaaaataataaataaaactataATTTCTCTAATAGAAATGGTAGAAATTATTTACTAGAATGATTATAAAGattataacaattatatatatataaacacggATTTAGAAACAATAAATAGAACTATAATTTCTCTAACAAAAACCTGTAAAGAttatttattagaataattataaAGATTATAACCATTGCtcaaataaatgctaaataattgaaaaaattcaaataaaataaaactaaaccaaTTAGTTACAACTGAAATAATATAGTCTATCCATACTTATTTAAAGATAGTACTAAAgttaaaatatacttaaaaactACTACATCTATATGCCTAAAGGTACAAACTATTAACTTGACTGAAAAGGAAAAAGACCTAACTAATATCTATTGACTATCAATTAAAAATTTCTTCTCATTTAGAGAAATAGTTTTTATCCAAGTCATTGGAGACCTATCCATTTCTACCTCTGCCTCCAAGAATATCTATCCTTTCCTGGTCTGAAACAGTTGGCTGAGAACAAAGAGTCCCAAACATCCTTTCCTCTGACAGAAAATTCAATGAACTAtcacataaaaagaaaaaatcaaaaaataaatcaaGTCAGCATTAATAAGCAAAATCATCAATTTTATCATTTCAAAGTTAACCAAAAAACAACATTTTCAACCTAGACATCCCATTCGAATtctgaatttcaattttctgggATGAATTTTCAACCACCTCTTTACCACATGTCTCTATTTCTACTTCTGCTTGAATTTCTACTCCTATAGAATTAAAATCGAAACAATAAAACAGTTAGATTCTGACAggtatttaatttgtatttaatttgtaaaaGAAGGGACAACTCACCGTCCTTTCTACCAAACGTGTTCTTACACGTGTCGCATCTACAGTTTATGGAACATCCAACACCAGCCTTTGAAAAACAAAACACACTACTATTAATAACTGATATTATAAATAAAACTAAAGCATTCATAATACATAGCAAGAATGGATGAATACCTGAAAGCATTCACAGTATTTCTTTTGGCAGGATGATTTCTTGCAGTTGCATCCTCTCTTGTGTCGTGATGGTGCTGgagttttatttgggtcattctgaaagtgaaaaaaaaaagatcaataaAGTTTTAGAACGAGGTTAAATTTCGGCTAGCATAAAACAAgagttaaaatttaatttctgaCCCCAATTTCAGGTTCAGGAATGACTTTAGGAGTAAAAGCCAGAGGGTTGCGAGACTCAATCTGCTTGCGAGCTTGAAGGACTTCGTCTTTATGATCAAGTTTGTTGTGGCAATTCTTACATGAGCAGTTGCCAGTGCAGTAGGTACGAGCAGCAAAGCACTCACAATATCTTATCAACAAAAAGTCATAagcaacaaaaatataaattcgATTTCAAAGGCCTGTCACATTGTAATCACTTATTTCAACTTACAGCTTCAAGCACTTTGACTTTTTACAGTTACAACGCTTGCAGTCTCCATGTGTTTTCTTTTGGGGACTATTCTGATTGACATCTTCATCAACAGTGAAATCTGATGCATGGGAACTATCCTCAACTGGCTGAGGCCCAATGTCTGATGAATCCACCTCCACTGCCAATGGATCATGATGTTCATGACTGGTATAGATTTGCACTGAAGTGCAACTAGGAAGATTAACATGAATTTCACAAGGCCAATTGTCATTACTTATGACTTTTTTGTCTCCCTTCAAGGCTGCAAGTGCATTCAAATCTAAGCCAACTGCAGGCATATTGCATTGCTGTGAACTGCTATTGCATTTTACAGCAACCAGTTGCTTTTCATTAGAATGTACAAGAGAATCGGATTTTAAATTATGATCTGAGTTCTTCCTTTGCACACTGGCCGTCTCAAAGTCTAGACATCGCCTCCGCTTATTATGGTTCATCACAGAAGCAAACTGCAACCAAAAGAAATAGAACTTCAAATAAATAATTTACTTTTGCCATGACATACCATGAAGCAATTGGCTAAAATCTAGAGATACTCGCtagaattataatttataaatgcaATGCAATGTTCACAACTAAGTATAATATGCATAATTCGTCGCAACAGTAACAAACTTATCTACCTCAGCATCTGCTTTCTCCTTTGTATTGCTAGTCATGGCAACGTAATGTTTGTCCTGCATTTGGTCTGTGACTGCTAAAGGCTCGGGACGATAGTCTTCTATTTTAGCTTTGCTATCATCGCTCAAACCATTATATATGGAAGATTCCGGTACCAGAGGCATAAGATGGGAATCTGGCTTCTGCATTATATCCTTAAAAGCCGCTGCTTCATTTGGGGAATTGAAAACGAAGAAGTCAGTATCTCCAGAGATTAAATTATCCCAATGCTCTAATTCTTGCCCCTTCGGATCAAATTCACCCGACTCCTGATTAAGGACTTCAATTGAATCAAGAGAGTTATCCTCATGACTAGGATCATAGCCAGGGTTACcccaattattatattttaaggcCTGTGGTATCTCAGCTGAGAAGTTTGTGTGCTCACCAGGTAGAGCAATCGAATCATCAACTGCAGATATTCCATCATGAAAATTTCCCTGAGATTCCCTCGAGTTATGATATGGATGAAATGAATCTGCAATAGCCACGTCACTTGATTTCCCAAAAGGGTTATGCCTAGAGATGTGAATAATAAGTAACAAGTCAGAAATAGTTCATTGAACAGTATTCATACAGATATAagcaaattaaaaataatcaaacaaGGAAGAGAGAAAAACCATTTGAACATCACCTCTTGAGCACTTTTGATTCCTTGAAACTGGTAAGATTGGGTGAAGCAAAAGCACGCGGAGGGGATGGAAAGCTAAGCGAGCTAAACGTTTGACCAATCTGAGCAGGCTTCTCGGTCTTTATAGGCGACAAACCGTTGAGGAAATTGAATACAGGGGAATCCTGCCAAGAGCAAAGAGAAGAAATATAATTAAATGTAGATTAATTAAAAGGATTAATTCATGTAAAAACAGATAATCAAGACTATAAACAAATACAGCAAATAAGAATGTACTTGTAAATATACATATTCAGCATCATAACTAATTGTACCTTTTGCCACATTAACCGATGGGAGGAATGACCACTAACTCCAAAACAGAAgatgataaaaatattataataaaaaaaaggaactTGAAAATTGACACCAGCATGAGACCTCTTAACATTTTTAAAAGTACTTCAGAGTGCCAAGAGTACATTCCCCATATAAAATTAAAGGTGCTCTCCGATAAGAGGATAATTATGAAACGCAAACCACAGTACGCGAAACGCAAAGCAAAAGAAACTATTTGCAATCCCTACAAATCAGTGGCGGAGCTTTGTAGTCACAGGGagccattataaaaaaaatagtagaacCATTACAAAAAGTATAAATAGCATAATTGGTCAAATGTTATGTTACTAATCAAGCTACACCCTCTTTGATACTCACTTCTGTCACTCAtccaatatttttcttttatttcaaatttaacaTGTTGGACCCTCCAAaagtttatcctttttttttttcaaatttaacatGTTGGCCCCTCCAAAAATGATCCTCAAGTTCCGCCACTGGTGCAAATTGAACTGCATGGTGAGATATTCATAAAACAGATATtccaaaaacaagaaaaatcacacacATAGCGTTTTCCATGAATACTTAACGAAAGACATGCAGAGAAGGCAGAATGGGAAGAAGAAAACGTAAAACCTGGACACGAGAGAGGGAAGGGTTGATCTGGTTCCTCTCCGGCGTGTCCATGACCATTGTTGTGCGTGGCTATTCACACCCACACAATGCAACAGTTTGTAACTTCGTATGAGTATTCCTTATATACGAGGTGCAGAGTGTGGAGTTTATCTCTGTTTTTCCTCCGTTGCTGTTGCGAAAAACACGGAGAGGCGAAAAGAAGGGTTTGAAGAAGCGGGAAGGCGGGAAGAGACTATTAAATTTAATGTATCTGGTGGGGGCTACTCACTAGTCACTATTTCACTTCGTTTTTTTCCCTCTATGTCTCTTATCTTATTCCGTTAGACCGTTATTCGGTTAAAAGGATcggagaataataaaataataaattattattttaattattcttaaattatgataggaaaattaataaaattataaatttattttatatttttattaaattttttaaaaatattttttatattttttttggtgactaaatattttttatatttaatagtatggtttacttctattttttttggaattatttaattcttttgttatttttatatatcatatatttatattggattaaatttttataataaaaagataaaaatttaacaaCTTTTAAACCAAGTAATGCATTCACAAATTACAAAAACTATAAGTTtgattagttaattattttaaatttttattatctaaaaaaaataaggtCCGAATTCATTTATCTTTATACAAAAGGAGAATATCTCTTCGCTAGTGGCTAAGCCACCCCACTCATACTCTCGACTCAACCTGACCAACTCGCACACAAGATACaacgaaataaaaagaaaaaaaattgcataaacTGATAAAATAGATGCAGACAGAACTGTGGGAAGAAAGCGCAGATGTAATTGTCGTTTATCTGAAGGAAGCATAGATAGAACTGCCgctagtctgaaggaagcgcaaaAATTGCcacttgtctgaaggaagcgtaGACAAAATTGCCGCTTGTCTAAAGGAAGCGTAGAcagaactgccgcttgtctgaaagAAGTGCGGAACTGCTAGAAAGAAACGCAAACGAAACTACCACAAGAAAACACAAAcaaaacgcagacggaactgtcgGGAGAGAACACAAATGGGATTGCTAAAGCCGAAAGATagcgaaaactatatgatttcttcatcaGAATAGGTAAGCAGCGGATGACAATTGTGTTTGATCATTCAACTCGAAAAAACATAAGACAGAGAAAATATGATAGTCGATAATGTGAAAAAGCATCAATGGAGTGACAAAAGGAAAATAATGATGACATAGAAAAGAAATGCAAAAACTACCGTGATTTCACCGCAAGAAAAACAACATATCCTCTTCGAGGAGGATACCATAGCTCTcgtaccatgttagaaacaagagactaaactagagaaaggatttgtgtaatattgagtgtattcaagttgtttATTCAAGTTgtaatgatacaatataaaatgatatttataggtattaagagaatcgtaataataaagacataatatcctataataaatattcagatatgttaaatgatcctaattgatcctaattatattctaacaatatgtatatatttatataaaaatatatttcaagTAGATGTTGAACCAAAGACCTTTCACTAAATACAAAAGGTCTTTAgtcactaaaaaaatattattaattgatattttaatacgttttcttttatttttacataaaagtcgattctattttaaattatcatcaatttatataataatattgcatcTTTTTGGTAATCTGCGAATAGAGTCGTGTATCAATGGATTAAGAACGGGTAGGATTAGAGTTGAAATATTCTCAACTCTCGAATAGAGTTAAGATTGGATACAAACCCTACCTTACCCAACTCTATCTTACTCGTTGCCACCCCTAAAAAAAATACTGAACTTAGCCAGAATTTGGACTTTTTTTAGTAGGCCAAAATCTAAGCCAATGTATATACAACTTTATTTTATAGAATTGAAGGGTTAAATTTTTTTCGAGCAATGAATTTTGTTGTAGATTCTTTTTTTAACACAGTATCATAgaaaatattttgttaagattaatatatttttaattgtaatttgtatttataattttaattaatatttaaattttttttttgtaattttgggAACAAACTTATTTTTAAAAGAGAGGATAATGTTAAGATAGTATTAGTCTATAGTCTAATTAGAGAATTATCATACTATTAATAggaataaaatatactaatataGATATGCATAATGTAATTAGAAATtcgactttttttttttactctaatTCTAGGgattcctattttattttttctgaatTTCTATCaaattttctattatttgatACAAATTTATATTAGTAGAAcaatataaaaagtattttttatttatttattacgtaaaaaatatttttttaatctttaaaaaaattatataaattataacttctcaaaaataaatatatattttttgtctagaggtatttttacttttattaataaaaatttactaaatacgttaaaaaataaaaaaattatcattttaatgACATCCAAATAAATATTAAGTATTATTTGTCAGAGAATATACagttatactattatatatttatattttcaccATTTTGCATTCTGACTTATGTCTGCATTTAATTATGTTAATCTATCATTAAATAAAATGCTATTAtattaagaaattttttatttaaattatttaaatataatatttataaaaatatataatttatttacataaatcTTACACCTCTCGAATACAAAGcagttaaaatcataaaaaacaccatttgaatattttgtacccggaatatatatattttaaaaacccGTGCATTATACACGGGATACGGTCATAATAAAATTCTTGACGCTGTATACAtgcagtttttttaaaaaaattccctttaaataataaatttcatCCGTATTTaaagtattaataaaataaaatataacacatATGATccacaaataaaattatttaatttttattattttttaattattaaaattttaaattttaaatataaaaaatacctaattattataaaaattatacaagagtcttaatttatttaaatctaattttttaaaatttaatttaatcatttttaataaaataatttctaaaaataaaataaatttttatatcaacAACCTTATTAAAATTGTGCATAAATTATTATGGTTTTTTCgtatgaaaaatattaaattattaataattgatGAGATCaatgattatttatatatttcatgatttacaattttatttataaatgatAGTATCAATGAAGAAACATTTgttatttaactaataatttttgaatttgtattttgataagatcataaaatttttattgatgtagtgtttaaatttagataatattttaaaatttatactagactataattatattttaatgtgtttatttatatttatttattatttaattataaaataattatttcagtTGAACAATCAATTAGACTAATAAATCAATAAGCTAGTTGATTAGTTAggatattaaaaacttaaaatctaatttaattcaatatgatctaatttaaatttaattataaaatatatcaaaattgaaGCGATTTACATTcgattcaaatcaaattttaggtttaatttttaaaatttatctaatctaattcaaataaattatatttttatttttatagttaaattTATATTTCACTTATAATATATTCATATTTTATGAAATAATtctattaaatttcaaaatataaaaaaatataaaaataaaaaataaataaatattatttaataaaaagacCCAGTTTATTCACGGATGTTTAAACTCCATATATCTTAGACGTCACGGGCTTGTTTGAGtgagcttttaagaaaagatctttttcgagttatctttttttaaaaaaatcttatagagaattaaaagtaattttatgtttggatatctcatgtaaaaaaatttttttat
Coding sequences within it:
- the LOC112803466 gene encoding protein tesmin/TSO1-like CXC 2; this translates as MVMDTPERNQINPSLSRVQDSPVFNFLNGLSPIKTEKPAQIGQTFSSLSFPSPPRAFASPNLTSFKESKVLKRHNPFGKSSDVAIADSFHPYHNSRESQGNFHDGISAVDDSIALPGEHTNFSAEIPQALKYNNWGNPGYDPSHEDNSLDSIEVLNQESGEFDPKGQELEHWDNLISGDTDFFVFNSPNEAAAFKDIMQKPDSHLMPLVPESSIYNGLSDDSKAKIEDYRPEPLAVTDQMQDKHYVAMTSNTKEKADAEFASVMNHNKRRRCLDFETASVQRKNSDHNLKSDSLVHSNEKQLVAVKCNSSSQQCNMPAVGLDLNALAALKGDKKVISNDNWPCEIHVNLPSCTSVQIYTSHEHHDPLAVEVDSSDIGPQPVEDSSHASDFTVDEDVNQNSPQKKTHGDCKRCNCKKSKCLKLYCECFAARTYCTGNCSCKNCHNKLDHKDEVLQARKQIESRNPLAFTPKVIPEPEIGNDPNKTPAPSRHKRGCNCKKSSCQKKYCECFQAGVGCSINCRCDTCKNTFGRKDGELSLLLQIKYKLNTCQNLTVLLFRF